One part of the Podarcis muralis chromosome 3, rPodMur119.hap1.1, whole genome shotgun sequence genome encodes these proteins:
- the ALLC gene encoding putative inactive allantoicase gives MTVHLSEKKGNVLPDFLHLNDLGCESVGGKVLFATDDFFAPAENLLKKQRPAYHADLFTEFGKWRDGWETRRKRIPGHDWCIIQLGVPGTIYGFEADTSYFAGNCAPQISIQAACLKPEEVPALPARGNRIGTAASDEELRIVKEMRSDEWSSLVPISKIKSGNLDAAHNYFVATLKQKWTHLRLNIYPDGGIARLKVYGTMQREWPLSGLNHLSDLVAMVNGGVCVGYSDTQLGHPGNILGPGRAKSMKDGWETGRSLQRPPILKLGDKGILLVPGSEWAVFRLGHSGVITHIEIDTSHFKGNFPDTFKLEACILSTEEENEYNAQKWTLKQGPKWNTLVPATKLKPHTRHFFDGTAIKMLDVFTHVKLTFAPDGGVSRMRLWGFPRALPDMRK, from the exons ATGACTGTTCATCTCTCAGAAAAAAAGGGCAATGTTTTACCTGACTTCCTGCATCTGAATGACTTGGGATGTGAATCTGTAGGAGGGAAG gtTTTATTTGCAACTGATGACTTTTTTGCTCCTGCAGAAAATCTCTTAAAG AAACAAAGACCAGCATATCATGCAGACCTATTCACCGAGTTTGGGAAATGGAGGGATGGATGGGAAACCAGGAGGAAGCGCATTCCAG GTCATGATTGGTGCATCATTCAACTGGGGGTGCCAGGTACGATTTATGGGTTTGAGGCAGACACATCTTACTTTGCTGGAAACTGCGCTCCTCAGATATCAATCCAAGCTGCTTGCTTGAAGCCAG AGGAGGTACCAGCGCTGCCAGCAAGAGGGAACAGAATAGGAACAGCTGCTTCGGATGAAGAGCTGAGGATTGTCAAGGAG atgAGGTCAGATGAATGGAGCTCCTTAGTTCCCATCTCAAAGATAAAATCAGGAAACCTTGATGCTGCCCACAACTATTTTGTTGCAACTTTGAAGCAAAAATGGACACACTTAAGACTCAACATATATCCAG ATGGTGGAATTGCACGTTTAAAAGTGTATGGTACAATGCAGAGAGAATGGCCCCTCTCTGGCCTGAACCACTTGAGTGATTTGGTGGCAATGGTGAACGGAGGTGTCTGTGTTGGATACAGTGATACTCAGTTAGGCCATCCTGGGAATATTTTAG GACCAGGAAGAGCAAAGTCCATGAAAGATGGATGGGAAACAGGCAGAAGTCTGCAAAGACCACCCATTTTAAAG CTTGGTGACAAAGGGATCTTACTTGTACCAGGAAGTGAATGGGCAGTCTTTCGATTGGGACATTCAGGTGTTATAACGCACATAGAAATAGACACCAGTCACTTTAAAG GAAACTTTCCAGATACATTTAAACTTGAGGCCTGTATTTTGAgtacagaagaagaaaatgaatatAATGCACAAAAGTGGACTTTGAAGCAAGGTCCAAAATGGAACACACTGGTACCTGCAACAAAG CTTAAACCTCATACGAGACATTTTTTTGATGGTACTGCCATAAAGATGCTGGATGTGTTTACTCATGTGAAACTTACTTTTGCTCCTGATGGAGGTGTAAGTAGGATGCGTCTCTGGGGATTTCCACGGGCCTTGCCAGACATGAGGAAGTAA